The Flavobacterium commune genome contains a region encoding:
- a CDS encoding pyridoxal phosphate-dependent aminotransferase encodes MPEISIRGRRMPESPIRKLAPYADIANKKGLKVYHLNIGQPDIKSPEIAIQAIKNINMDIIEYGPSAGYESYRKKLAQFYTNQNVRVDYTDIMITTGGSEALLFALGSIMDPGDEVIIPEPFYANYHAFSEESSATVIPVNSDFESGFTLPSIEAFEKLITPKTKAILICNPSNPTGNLYSETEIQQLGELVKKHDLFLIADEVYREFIYDEKDRHYSVMNLIGLEQNVIMIDSVSKRYSMCGARIGCMVTKNKEVIAAAMKFAQARLCPPTIEQIACEAAIDTPQSYFDEVITEYKERRDTLITELHKIEGVKVTPPKAAFYCIAELPVDNTETFAQWLLESYNLNKETVMVAPAAGFYSTPGMGLKQVRIAYVLNKEDLTRAVHILKDAIATYNAR; translated from the coding sequence TAAGAGGCCGAAGAATGCCTGAATCGCCAATTCGAAAATTGGCTCCTTACGCTGACATAGCTAACAAAAAAGGCTTGAAAGTGTACCATTTAAACATAGGTCAACCCGATATAAAAAGTCCCGAAATAGCCATCCAGGCCATTAAGAATATCAATATGGACATCATTGAGTATGGTCCATCAGCCGGTTATGAAAGTTACCGTAAAAAATTAGCGCAATTTTACACCAATCAAAATGTAAGGGTCGATTATACCGATATTATGATTACCACCGGTGGTTCGGAAGCCTTATTGTTTGCTTTAGGCAGCATAATGGATCCGGGAGACGAAGTAATCATTCCGGAACCTTTTTACGCTAATTACCACGCTTTCTCTGAGGAATCAAGTGCTACTGTAATTCCGGTAAACTCAGATTTCGAAAGCGGCTTTACCCTGCCTTCAATTGAAGCTTTCGAAAAACTGATTACGCCTAAAACCAAAGCAATATTAATTTGTAATCCAAGTAACCCAACAGGAAACTTATATTCGGAAACAGAAATTCAACAATTAGGCGAGTTAGTAAAAAAACACGATTTGTTTTTAATTGCTGACGAAGTGTATCGCGAATTTATATACGACGAAAAAGACCGTCATTATTCAGTAATGAATCTGATTGGTTTAGAGCAAAATGTAATCATGATTGATTCCGTTTCAAAACGTTACAGTATGTGTGGTGCTCGAATTGGCTGTATGGTCACTAAAAACAAGGAAGTTATTGCAGCAGCAATGAAATTTGCGCAGGCTCGTTTGTGTCCTCCTACAATTGAACAAATTGCCTGCGAGGCAGCTATTGACACCCCTCAAAGTTATTTTGACGAAGTAATTACAGAATACAAAGAAAGAAGAGATACACTAATCACCGAATTACACAAAATTGAAGGTGTAAAAGTTACTCCACCTAAAGCCGCTTTTTATTGTATAGCCGAACTTCCGGTTGACAATACCGAAACCTTTGCACAATGGTTGTTAGAAAGTTACAACCTAAACAAAGAAACCGTTATGGTGGCTCCCGCGGCAGGATTTTATTCGACTCCGGGAATGGGTTTAAAACAAGTGCGTATTGCTTATGTACTTAACAAAGAAGACCTGACAAGAGCTGTTCATATTTTAAAAGATGCAATTGCAACTTACAACGCAAGATAA
- the folE gene encoding GTP cyclohydrolase I FolE, giving the protein MIQNEELHDEIGDNHISSSAKNPMREDAFAISDDEKIDKIKKDVENILLTLGMDLNDDSLKGTPNRVAKMFVKEIFGGLNPNKKPKASTFDNNYKYGEMLVEKNIIVYSTCEHHLLPIIGRAHVAYISNGRVIGLSKMNRIVEYYSKRPQVQERLTMQIVQELQKALGTEDVACVIDAKHLCVNSRGISDIESSTVTSEFGGKFKEVQCKREFLDYIKLETRF; this is encoded by the coding sequence ATGATACAAAACGAAGAACTGCACGACGAAATCGGAGACAATCACATTAGTTCAAGTGCAAAAAATCCAATGCGAGAGGACGCTTTCGCAATTTCGGATGATGAAAAAATTGACAAAATAAAAAAAGATGTCGAAAACATCCTTCTAACACTTGGGATGGATCTAAACGACGACAGCTTAAAAGGTACACCTAACCGTGTAGCTAAAATGTTTGTAAAGGAAATTTTTGGCGGACTAAATCCAAACAAAAAACCAAAAGCTTCTACCTTTGACAACAACTACAAATACGGTGAGATGTTAGTCGAAAAAAACATTATTGTTTATTCTACCTGCGAGCATCACTTATTACCAATTATAGGTAGAGCTCACGTGGCTTACATTTCAAACGGAAGAGTTATTGGTTTATCAAAAATGAACCGAATTGTAGAATATTACTCTAAAAGACCTCAGGTACAAGAGCGTCTTACAATGCAAATTGTACAAGAATTACAAAAAGCTTTAGGAACCGAAGATGTGGCCTGCGTTATTGACGCTAAACATCTTTGTGTGAATTCAAGAGGAATCAGTGATATTGAAAGCAGCACCGTTACATCTGAATTTGGCGGAAAATTCAAAGAAGTACAATGCAAAAGAGAATTTTTAGACTATATCAAATTAGAAACCAGATTCTAA
- the cysS gene encoding cysteine--tRNA ligase has protein sequence MSIYNTQTLKIYNSLSGEKETFVPINEGSIGMYVCGPTVYSNVHLGNLRTFMSFDVIFRYFTHLGYKVRYVRNITDVGHIVDDVDEGEDKIAKKARLEQLEPMEVVQRYTVDFHEILKAFNFLPPSIEPTATGHIIEQIEIIKKIIDSGIGYEANGSVYFDVVKFNKTNNYGKLSGRNIEDMLANTRDLDGQSDKRNPQDFALWKKAEPQHIMRWPSPWSDGFPGWHLECTAMSTKYLGNHFDIHGGGMDLKFPHHECEIAQNEACTGQTPVNYWMHANMLTLNGKKMAKSTGNNILPREILTGENTVLSKAFPASVARFFMLQAHYRSILDFSDEAIVAAEKGYKRLMEAIDSLKQIKTSSNSSLDIADWKQLCYDAMNDDFNTPILIAQLFEGVRFINLLKENKESISAADLETLATTIHSFVFDVLGLENQKATDNSNDKLEGTINMLIGMRNKARADKDFAMSDHIRDQLLALGIQLKDSKEGTSFSI, from the coding sequence ATGTCAATTTACAATACTCAAACACTAAAAATATACAATTCACTCTCTGGAGAGAAAGAAACTTTTGTACCTATAAACGAAGGCAGTATTGGAATGTATGTTTGCGGACCAACAGTTTATAGTAATGTACACCTTGGAAACCTAAGAACTTTCATGTCTTTTGATGTGATTTTCAGATATTTTACACATTTAGGCTACAAAGTAAGATATGTTAGAAACATCACCGATGTAGGTCACATCGTCGATGATGTAGATGAAGGTGAAGATAAAATTGCCAAAAAAGCACGCTTAGAGCAATTAGAACCTATGGAAGTCGTACAGCGTTATACAGTCGATTTTCACGAAATTCTAAAAGCATTCAACTTCCTGCCTCCCAGTATCGAACCTACCGCAACAGGCCATATTATTGAGCAAATCGAAATTATCAAAAAAATAATTGATTCGGGAATTGGTTACGAAGCCAACGGATCGGTTTATTTTGACGTGGTTAAATTTAACAAAACCAATAATTACGGAAAATTAAGCGGGCGCAATATCGAAGACATGCTTGCTAACACCCGGGATCTTGACGGACAATCTGACAAGAGAAATCCTCAGGATTTTGCTTTATGGAAAAAAGCCGAACCACAACACATCATGCGTTGGCCTTCACCGTGGAGCGATGGTTTCCCTGGCTGGCATTTAGAATGCACCGCCATGAGCACCAAATACCTTGGCAATCATTTTGACATTCACGGCGGCGGAATGGATTTAAAATTCCCTCACCACGAATGCGAAATAGCTCAAAACGAAGCCTGCACAGGACAAACTCCGGTAAATTACTGGATGCACGCCAACATGCTTACCTTAAACGGTAAAAAAATGGCCAAATCAACCGGAAACAACATTTTACCAAGAGAAATTTTAACCGGCGAAAACACCGTTTTAAGCAAAGCTTTCCCGGCATCAGTAGCACGTTTTTTTATGCTACAAGCACATTACCGCAGCATTCTTGACTTTTCGGACGAAGCCATTGTTGCTGCCGAAAAAGGATACAAGAGACTTATGGAAGCAATTGATTCGCTAAAGCAAATAAAAACCAGCTCAAACAGCAGCTTAGACATTGCTGACTGGAAACAACTTTGCTATGACGCAATGAATGACGATTTCAACACTCCTATTTTAATTGCGCAATTATTTGAAGGTGTTCGCTTTATCAACTTACTAAAAGAAAACAAAGAAAGTATTAGTGCCGCTGATCTTGAAACACTTGCTACAACCATACATTCTTTTGTTTTTGATGTCCTTGGACTCGAAAATCAAAAAGCAACTGACAACAGTAACGACAAATTAGAAGGCACAATCAATATGTTAATTGGTATGCGAAACAAAGCGCGTGCTGATAAAGATTTCGCTATGTCTGACCATATCAGAGACCAATTGCTTGCTTTAGGAATCCAACTAAAAGACAGTAAAGAAGGAACAAGTTTCAGTATTTAG
- the yidD gene encoding membrane protein insertion efficiency factor YidD produces MFSKIIIFPFVLLVRCYQLVISPLMPAACRFTPTCSAYMIEALKMHGLFYGGFLGIKRILSCHPWGKSGYDPVPEKKCNHKH; encoded by the coding sequence ATGTTTTCAAAAATTATCATATTTCCATTTGTATTATTGGTACGTTGCTATCAGCTGGTTATCTCTCCGCTCATGCCGGCAGCTTGCAGATTTACACCTACTTGTTCAGCATATATGATTGAAGCTTTAAAAATGCACGGATTGTTTTACGGAGGTTTTTTAGGCATTAAAAGAATCCTAAGCTGTCATCCCTGGGGAAAAAGCGGTTATGATCCGGTACCCGAAAAGAAATGCAATCACAAACATTAA
- the lgt gene encoding prolipoprotein diacylglyceryl transferase produces MIHSLNIVWNPSEGIDLGFFVIRFYSLMFVVAFGLGWYIMKNIFERENESIDKLDSLFVWTVLATLIGARLGHVFFYDWEYFRNHLLEIFLPFRFSPKFEFTGFQGLASHGAAISIIIAMYYYSKNILKRPILWILDRVVIAVASGAIFVRLGNFFNSEIVGKETNSPFGIKFIQDYYSKADAVNATQIANPKEAFNAIATNPKFANLLAQVPIKHPTQLYEAFCYVFVLAILFFLYWKTEARKKSGFLFGLFLVLLFSVRMVVESVKESQGGFENALGLLSTGQWLSIPFILIGFYFIFTAEKPVKI; encoded by the coding sequence ATGATACACAGTTTAAATATCGTATGGAATCCATCCGAAGGTATAGATTTAGGTTTCTTTGTAATTCGATTTTACAGCCTAATGTTTGTAGTTGCTTTTGGATTAGGTTGGTATATTATGAAAAACATTTTCGAACGTGAAAATGAATCCATAGACAAACTGGACTCGCTATTTGTTTGGACAGTACTTGCCACATTAATCGGCGCCAGACTGGGACACGTGTTTTTTTACGACTGGGAATATTTTAGAAATCATTTACTCGAAATCTTTTTGCCTTTTAGGTTTTCTCCTAAATTTGAATTCACCGGATTTCAGGGATTAGCCAGTCATGGTGCTGCAATTTCGATAATAATTGCCATGTACTATTATAGTAAAAACATCTTAAAACGACCAATACTTTGGATTTTGGACCGCGTAGTTATTGCTGTTGCAAGTGGTGCTATTTTTGTTAGATTGGGTAATTTTTTCAATTCAGAAATTGTTGGAAAAGAAACCAACTCACCTTTTGGAATAAAATTTATTCAGGACTATTACAGCAAAGCCGATGCGGTTAACGCAACACAAATAGCCAATCCCAAAGAAGCCTTTAATGCCATCGCAACAAATCCAAAATTTGCCAATTTACTGGCGCAGGTTCCCATTAAACACCCAACCCAGCTATACGAAGCCTTCTGTTATGTTTTTGTACTTGCTATATTATTCTTTCTATACTGGAAAACCGAAGCCAGAAAAAAATCCGGATTCTTATTTGGCCTTTTCCTTGTGCTCTTATTTTCAGTTCGTATGGTAGTCGAATCAGTAAAAGAAAGTCAGGGAGGATTTGAAAATGCTTTAGGATTACTTTCAACAGGTCAATGGCTAAGTATTCCGTTTATCCTAATTGGTTTCTATTTTATATTCACAGCCGAGAAACCTGTCAAAATATAA
- a CDS encoding type I phosphomannose isomerase catalytic subunit — protein sequence MIQNLYPLQFQPILKERIWGGEKLKTVLNKAIESATTGESWELSTVEGDVSIVANGVLKGKSLLEVIDEAPNEILGTAVYQKFGKQFPLLFKYLDAREDLSIQVHPNDALAKERHNSFGKTEMWYIMQADDDARIIVGFKEKSNANEYLENLENKSLLSILDDVKVKSGDVFFLETGTVHAIGAGLVVAEIQQTSDITYRIYDFDRVDAQGNGRELHIDQALDAINYDKVDTYKEYTKEVNQSNVVVDCPYFTTNFVPLDGEVSLEKSGDTFTVYMCVEGSFELDYNGVRYSYKKGDTVLIPAAIKEFVLSGKASILEIYIS from the coding sequence ATGATACAGAATCTATATCCATTACAATTTCAACCAATTTTAAAAGAACGAATTTGGGGTGGAGAAAAATTAAAAACAGTACTTAATAAAGCAATCGAATCGGCAACAACCGGTGAAAGTTGGGAATTGTCAACTGTTGAAGGCGACGTGAGTATTGTTGCAAATGGAGTGTTAAAAGGAAAATCATTGCTTGAAGTAATTGATGAGGCTCCAAATGAGATTTTAGGAACAGCGGTTTATCAAAAATTCGGGAAGCAATTTCCGTTACTTTTTAAATATCTGGATGCTCGTGAGGATTTATCCATTCAGGTGCATCCTAATGATGCCTTGGCTAAGGAACGTCATAATTCTTTTGGAAAAACAGAGATGTGGTACATCATGCAGGCTGATGATGATGCTCGTATTATTGTGGGTTTTAAAGAAAAATCGAATGCTAATGAATATTTAGAAAATCTTGAGAACAAAAGTTTGCTTTCTATATTGGATGATGTGAAAGTAAAATCGGGAGATGTGTTTTTTCTGGAAACAGGAACAGTTCATGCCATTGGAGCAGGCTTAGTGGTTGCCGAGATCCAGCAAACTTCTGATATTACGTATCGAATTTATGATTTTGACAGGGTAGATGCTCAGGGTAATGGAAGAGAATTGCATATTGATCAAGCTCTAGATGCTATTAATTATGACAAGGTTGATACTTATAAAGAATATACAAAAGAAGTAAATCAATCCAACGTTGTTGTTGACTGTCCTTATTTTACAACTAATTTTGTTCCTTTGGATGGAGAAGTATCTCTTGAGAAATCAGGGGATACTTTTACGGTTTATATGTGTGTGGAAGGAAGTTTTGAATTGGATTATAATGGTGTGAGGTACAGTTATAAAAAAGGAGATACAGTGTTGATTCCGGCTGCAATCAAAGAGTTTGTTTTGAGTGGAAAAGCTTCTATTTTAGAAATTTACATTTCATAG
- a CDS encoding peroxiredoxin, translated as MALKTGDTVPKFTAKEASGAIFESDSVIGKKTVIIYFYPKDDTPQCTAQACGFRDNYAEFVDLGVEIIGVSSDDVNSHQEFIRKYNLPFLLLSDSDKALRKLFGVPSAFLGLLPGRVTYLLDKNGVIQMVFDSVLGMKHVKKMIEKLTE; from the coding sequence ATGGCGCTGAAAACAGGTGATACCGTTCCAAAATTTACAGCCAAAGAGGCTAGTGGTGCTATTTTTGAAAGTGATTCAGTAATTGGTAAAAAAACCGTTATTATTTATTTCTATCCTAAAGATGATACGCCGCAATGTACTGCTCAGGCTTGTGGTTTTCGGGATAATTATGCTGAATTTGTTGACTTGGGTGTTGAGATTATCGGGGTTTCTTCGGATGATGTTAATTCGCATCAGGAATTTATTCGAAAATACAACTTACCTTTTTTACTATTATCCGATTCAGATAAGGCTCTTCGAAAGCTTTTTGGGGTTCCATCAGCTTTTTTAGGCTTGCTTCCGGGAAGGGTTACTTATTTATTGGATAAAAACGGAGTGATACAAATGGTATTTGACAGTGTACTGGGAATGAAACATGTGAAGAAAATGATTGAAAAATTGACTGAATAA
- a CDS encoding 6-pyruvoyl trahydropterin synthase family protein, whose amino-acid sequence MRVTISRKAHFNAAHRLYRKDWTFEKNDAVFGKCNNPNFHGHNYELIVSVTGAIDPETGFVMDAKILAAIIKEEVEDAFDHKNLNLDVAEFENLNPTAENIAVVIWNKVRKRIDSQFDLEVVLYETPRNFVTYKGE is encoded by the coding sequence ATGAGAGTAACAATAAGTAGAAAAGCACATTTTAATGCAGCGCATCGCTTGTATCGAAAAGATTGGACTTTTGAAAAAAATGATGCGGTTTTTGGTAAGTGTAATAATCCTAATTTTCACGGACATAATTATGAGTTAATTGTGAGTGTTACCGGTGCAATCGATCCTGAAACTGGTTTTGTAATGGATGCTAAGATTTTGGCAGCTATTATCAAAGAAGAGGTGGAAGATGCTTTTGATCATAAAAATTTGAATTTAGATGTAGCTGAATTTGAAAATCTAAATCCAACTGCCGAAAATATTGCAGTGGTAATTTGGAATAAAGTCAGAAAACGCATAGACTCTCAATTTGACTTAGAAGTGGTGCTTTATGAAACGCCTCGTAATTTTGTAACTTACAAAGGAGAATAA
- the idi gene encoding isopentenyl-diphosphate Delta-isomerase codes for MTEENVILVNEKDEQIGLMPKLEAHEKAVLHRAFSVFVLNDKNELMLQQRAHHKYHSPLLWTNTCCSHQREGETNLEAGNRRLMEEMGFQTDLKELFHFIYKAPFDNGLTEHELDHVMIGYYNESPLINSDEVESWKWMGIDAVKEDILINPDDYTVWFKIIFDEFYHYLEAHKL; via the coding sequence ATGACAGAAGAAAACGTAATACTGGTTAATGAAAAAGATGAGCAAATAGGGCTTATGCCAAAATTAGAAGCTCATGAAAAAGCGGTATTGCACCGGGCTTTTTCGGTTTTTGTATTGAACGATAAGAATGAATTGATGTTGCAACAACGAGCACATCATAAATACCATTCTCCGCTTTTATGGACCAATACCTGTTGTAGTCATCAGCGTGAAGGTGAAACGAATCTCGAAGCAGGAAACAGAAGATTGATGGAGGAAATGGGGTTTCAGACAGATTTGAAAGAGTTGTTTCATTTTATTTACAAAGCACCTTTTGACAATGGGTTGACTGAGCATGAGTTAGATCATGTAATGATTGGTTATTATAATGAAAGTCCGTTGATTAATTCTGATGAAGTGGAGTCCTGGAAATGGATGGGGATTGATGCTGTAAAAGAGGATATTTTGATCAATCCGGATGATTACACAGTATGGTTTAAAATTATTTTTGACGAATTTTATCATTATTTAGAAGCGCATAAACTTTAA